The sequence ATTATTATGATCTTTGGTTTCTGCTACTAGCAACTGTAATTTCTTATTAACATAGTAATATGTTGTTACTAATCTGAAGTATAGCTCTCCTTCTACAAAGAACTCGGAAACTGCAGTTGTAGGTGATGGTTTACTACCCTCACCAATTTTTCCTTTAACTAGGTCACTTTGTCTCAGATCTCCTACCACATTCTCAGCTTGTTCCAAAGTTACAAATCTACTTTTTACTGTATCCATTAATACTCCTCCTTAGTGATGTAAACTTTTTTCATTGCTGGCCAGCAATTCGTCCACAATATAGAAAAGAAGCCATAACTATAAAAATAACAAACCTTTTCAGAGATTCTTGCTATTTTGTTATGAATATAGTTGCGCGCAAGCTTTATTTAAAATTTCACGCATCCAAAAGTGGTATAATGATTACAGAAAATAAAACATGCTTTACTATCCAATAATTAACAATGGTATAAAATGCCAATAGATGGATGTTCTATTATTGGTAATAAAATACAAAATTCACACTTAACAAAACATGAAAATAAAAACCAAAAAGCGAGGTGACAAAAAATGGCAGATGTTTTACCTGTGAATCATTTCCGTAATCGAAAGCGATATACAGAGCGAGAAAATTTTATCCAGGAGCGATCCAGGAAAATAAGCACCGGTTATCAAAGTGACATTGTCTAATATCAGAATTATTGTACGAGAACCTCTCAAGAAGAAGGTCTGGAATCGATGCTTGATTATTTGTATCAATCGGTCGTGGATCAGCGCGTGAAAAAGAACACCTGGGAGAAACGCTTGTCCGCACTCAAGCGATACCTGACCGTTCAGCAGGACATTGATTTCGCGTCAGAACAAAAGATTTTGCGCGATGTTTCTTATATTCGTAGTTTGTATGACGACATCGAAAATAAAGACTTAACGCGTATTAAAGGCAAACAACGGGTAGAGCAGGAGGGCTTGCTGCAGTTTATCCATACCTTACCCGTCCGAGAAAAAGCCATTTGCCTGGTCAATCTCGTGACGGCCAGCAGGCCAAGCGAAATGGTTGCGATGAAGTTGCAAGATTTTGACTTAGAGGGAAATGCAGTGGCGATTTATATTCAAAAGCAAAAGAACTGGTTTGAAAAACGATTGAACCCGATCACGGTGAAAGCCGTCAAAGATTATCAAGCGGCATACCGTTTAAAAGGCGACGATTATTTGGTAGGGCGCGTCTATAAAAACGGAAAATACGAAAGCACGCAGGTCTCTACGGAAGCGTACCGGAAGTTCTTGCACCGTACGATTGGGCTTACGGCGTATAATTTAAGAAAAACCCAGGTGTCGTCGATGCATGAAAAAAGGGCTGACTTGCTCACGATCACGAAGCAAACGGGGCACAGTTCCACACAAACACTTGCGGAACATTATTTAAACGTGTCCGATAAAACCGTAGATAAATTTTTGTGAGACGAGTTTCTACTATTATATATACTTATAAATCTAACATAAATAATATTAAAATATACGAGGAAGAAGATACCGCGGCGGATGTCGAGGAGCCGGCACCAGAAGAAGCAGGTGGCGCAACGAATTTTGAAGGTATTATTTCTTATGCTGACATAGAAACTCAGATCCCTTCATCGTATCAGTATATGTACACGATAAATGGCAATGAGGTAGTAGATACGTTTGAAAATGTCAATCCTTACGAAGTCAATGAGTCACTAGGTTTAACAGGTAGTGAGGATGTTTCTAATTCAGATTCATCTAGTTCCGATGAAGAAGGCGACGTTTCCAGTGTGGATGCTAATGGCAATGGACAAGTAACGATACAAGAAGCAAGAGATGCGGGTTTCAGTATGCCGATCCAGGACGACCACTGGCTTTATAAATATATGGACGATCGAGATGGTGATGGAATGGTAGGAGAGTAATTCTCTTAAAAGTTGAAACAGCACACATAAAGAACTATTCTCACATATTTACTGTCACTACAGAATAAATCTGTTTATCTGTATTGGTGAGACTAAAGATTTCATATTGGTCCTTGATTCGAGTAACCATTCGCAAACCATAAAATGGATCGGTTACACTTAATTAACTTGTCCAATTAAGTGCGACCGATCCTAACTCCCATTTAATTTATTGGTTGAAAATCTATTATTAAGAGATTTGGTTTAACTTAAATCAACTTTTTTGTTTTTATTCTGTTGCGACAGTAAAATAACCACTACTTGATCCCAAAACACCATTATAGGTGTAACGCATAAAAATTCTATATTCCCTTCCCGGAAGTGAAAAAAAAGAATGTTTGTTGACAGATGCGGAGTCTTTAACCTCACCTGCAGTAAAGTAATGTTCCCATTGTCCATTAATTCTATGTTGAACGCCCCATACTGCAGGAAAGTCATGATTGGACGTTTTAACTCTCATAACCATATCTGTATAGTTTGCTTCTACACGATCGCTATAAATTACTTTATCGCTAGAAACAGATTCTAAATCATAACCCCTAAGTAAGATTCTGCGTTGCCTAGATGTTCTGCTGCTTCAGTAACAGTGTTAAAGGATAATAGAATAAGCAGACTAAAACCTATTGCCGTTACAAGTTTTGTGAATGAAGAGTTTGCTAAATAAGATTTTACTAACATTGATATTCCTCCTTATTATTTTTAAATGTTATAGACTAGTTTGTTCTCGGTTGAAACGATAATTTCCCTCCTTTATATGGTCTTCAGTTTATAAAGAAGAAAAAACGGGAGAAAATACAACTCTTATTTAAAATATATAAATTTTAATGTTCTCATAAATTTCGAGTGGCTTTTTTCAAAATAATAAAAAGAGGCTCTATAAGTGATGGGAGCGGATTCATACAGTCCATTGAAACGAATGAATTTATGATGGAAATAGATAAGCTATGGGATTTCGCATAAAGATTTATCTTAAAGTACCGTCCAATCTTTATAGATATAATTATTTGTCATTTTTGTTAACTGTATATTTCATTATTGGTGACTTCTTTTTGATATAATTCAAAGGAGTTGGAGTTGGATGGTTATTTTTCTAGTTAATCTATGTTGGCGTACTTCAAATATACTATGGTAATTATTATGCTTAATAAGAGTAGCAAATAGAGGTTAGACAAAAAGGTTATATATTTATCATTTGTGTCTTGGAATGAACAAGCAGACAATATAATACATGTATGATTATCTCTTATTGGGGGGGATTGTTACTATCCTATAAGTAAATAAAGTAATTTTTACGGATTGGTGATTAATATGAGGAACAAAAGGAGATTTGTGTGCGCGGTTAGTGATAGCGCTACGCTTAAAAAAAAACAAGTTAATTCAAAAAAATGAGGATGTCACGCCCACTTCAAATCAATGTAACCTAAAACAACTCTATGAAGGTTGCCCCATTTGAGAAACGGTTATTATTAATAACATGAATGATCCACTTCCTACACTTACTATCAAGGAAATAATGGGTAAGAGATTCTTCTCATTTTTCTTTATTAAGCACAAAACAGCTAAGATTAAAGCAACTATTAAAGGAGAAAATAATTCAATCTCGGAAAAGTTACTACCTCCGAGCATTGCTGTGAAAATGAATATTGGTACAATGCTAAAAATGAGAGATAACCAACTCAATAAAGTGGTTTTTTTCTCCATTTACAAACCTCCTAACAGAAATTTACTCGACATCTTGGATTTTACTATAATATTCAAAATATGTAAATGAAAAGTGCCACTTTAAAGAAAGTGGCACTTAGTAATCATTAATATTCTTGTTATAATGGAATATCACAATCATCTCGAACGTTAGCCTGATATCTAATACCTAATCCCATTATAGTATCTCCTGGTACAGAATATCTTCCGTAACAGTTTAAAAGATCTTCATGGCAGGGGCAAGGATTGTTGTTATATCTTAGGCAATCATCGTGTTCTTCGCAGCATCCATCAACTGAATTAATATGGCTTCCTCCCCCCGCAGATTCGATCTCCACAGTATTTACCGCAGTGGTTGTATTCAGTAGATCCAAATTTACAGCAACTTCCAGAAGCTGTACATGAGTGTAAGTCTTCAATGCCTGAGGTTTGTACAGAATCTTTTTCATTATTATTAATCCCTTTAAGTTCTGGGAGTTCATTGGGTTTTGTATAGCCTTCCTCTATCATAGTAGTATAAACGATTCTTCCATTCACAAGTTTTTTGTGTAAAAATTGATTTGCTTCTTCTTTATATTCCCAAAGCTTTTCGATTAATTGAGTTCCACCTTTTTTATTCCTTAGCTCTTCTAGTAAGACTTGCAAGTTCTCTCCATAATACAAATATTTAATAGTTAATTGATCAAATTGTTCGCCATTATCATCTTTAGTTGTAATAATTGCCATCTTGGTATTGTGTATGTGTGTTTCTTTTGCTATATTAATACCTCGTTCAACTTCTATTTCCCTTAATATTTTACTGTTTTTAAACACCTCCTTATAATCATCATATTCTGACTGTTTTAGTAATTGGCTTTCTTGAATCATATTTTTCCTCCTTTTAAATTTTATGACGAAAATTTAAAACGATTTTTAATTTTGCGGATCTTGTACTCCCCTTCTGATTCATCGCTTTCCTTTCTCGTCTCACTTAATAAAGAAAGAAAGAAAAAAGGGAAAAGTAACAACCTTTATTACCAATTAGTATTTTTGTGCATTTTAATCAAGGTTGAACGTATTTTCTTCGTTTAATTATAGGCTGAAAATTAAAGTATTAACCCAAAACAACATAACATTATAATGTTTTCATTTACTATCAAAATTTTATGTGGTACCATAACATTATAACGTTATAATTGATTTTGAGTTTTTTAATAATCACCCAATGGAAATTTAGAAACTTTTCAAAGCACATTCAAATAGGATTTGGGAAAGGTGAAGGCAATGAATGAACGGTATGTGTTACGCAATGTAAAGCGTGTGAGTGGAGAAATGGTCGATATTGTGATCAAAGGAGGGAAAATTGCAGAAATAACCGAGGCAGGAAATGGTGAAGGAACTATAATAGAATGTTCAGGTGCTTATGTATCCAGTGGCTGGATCGACTTGCACGTTCATGCATTTCCTGAATTTGATCCGTATGGTGATGAAGCTGATGAAATAGGAGTCAAGCAAGGTGTGACAACAATCGTCGATGCTGGAAGCTGCGGAGCGGATCGTTTTGCAGAGCTTGTTGAAAGTAGAGATCGGTCAAAAACAAACCTGTACGCATTTTTGAATGTGTCTAAAATTGGCTTGGAAAGAGTGGATGAATTATCTAAATTAGAATGGCTAGAAAAAGACAAGGCTGTCCAAACAGTGAATAAATATCATGACGTCATTGTTGGATTAAAGGTGCGAATGAGTAAAAGCGTCGTTGGTGACAATGGGATTAAGCCGTTACGAGTTGCGAGAGAAATTGCTAAGCAAACTTCTCTTCCGTTAATGGTACACATTGGATCTGGACCACCTAATGTCGAAGAAGTTATACCTCTGTTAGAGAAAAGAGATGTTATTACACATTATCTTAATGGAAAAGAGAATAACCTTTTTGATAGGGATGGTAAGCCACTTCAAGTGTTAATAGACGCTATTGAACGTGGTGTCCATTTAGATGTTGGCCATGGTACTTCAAGCTATTCATTTAAAGTAGCAGAAGATGCGAAAAAATATAATATTAGGTTTGATACCATCAGCACAGATATATACCGTGGAAATCGGATAAACGGGCCAGTTTATAGTATGGGGAATGTGCTTTCAAAATTCCTCCATTTGGGATATTCATTGGAGAACGTTATTGCCTCAGTTACAACACATGCAGCGAAATGGCTTGATAAACCGGAGCTTGGTCGAATAAAAACGGATGATCTTGCCAACTTAACGATTTTTGACGTTAAACATGGTAGAGTGACACTCGAAGACTCCGTTGGGTACAGGTGTGTAGCCGATAGAAAAATAGAAGCAAAAGGAGTGGTAGTTAATGGGGAGTACATTGAATGCTAGATATGGACTTAAACGCGTCATTAATGCTAGTGGGCGTATGAGCATCCTTGGGGTATCAGCTCCAACTGACACCGTTATGGATGCGATGAAACAGGGGGGCCAAAATTATGTAGAAATTGCTGATTTGGTAGATAAATCAGGAGATTATGTTGCACGTTTACTAGGTTCGGAGGCAGCGGTGATTGTCAATTCGGCTTCAAGCGGTATTGCGCTATCGGTTGCGGCACTAGTAACACAAGGAAATCAGCGTAAAAGTGAACGTCTGCATCAAGAAGATATCGCAAAGAATGAAATTATCATGCTAAAAGGTCACAACGTCCAATATGGGGCACCTGTTGAAACAATGATCTATCTAGGTGGTGGAAACCTGGTTGAAGCAGGGTATGCCAATGAAGGCAAAGCACATCATATCGAAGATGCTATTAGTGAAAATACAGCAGCAATTTTTTATGTGAAATCACATCATGCCGTTCAAAAAAATATGATCTCTGTAGAAGAAGCTTGGGAGGTTGCACAACGTAATGGTGTTCCGCTAATTGTTGATGCTGCAGCAGAAGAAGACATTCAAAAGTATGTGAATTACTCAGATCTTGCCATCTATAGTGGTTCAAAGGCAATTGAGGGGCCCACGTCCGGTATCGTAGGGGGAAAACGAAAGTATATTGAATGGGTCAAAGTACAATTCCATTGTATTGGGAGAAGTATGAAGGTTGGAAAAGAAACGACTTTTGGATTACTTCAAGCACTTGACGAATATGGAGCCAAAGAGAATAACAGTGAAGACCAAAAAGCAACACTAGATGCGTTATTGCATTTAAATGAACGGAATGGTATTCATATCAAAATTGTTCAGGATGAGGCTGGACGAGCAATCTTCCGGGCGCGTATTCAAATCGATCCAATAGAAGCTGGAACAACAGCTCAAGATGTTGTGACAGCCCTGCGCGAGGGGGAAGTTGCCATATACACACGTGATTATGGTGTAAGGCAAGGCTATTTCGATATCGACCCGCGACCTTTGCAGCGTGATGATATTCATGTCATTGCAACAAGAATTCAAGAAATAGTAGGAGAAGAATAATATGAAAAACATTACAGATCGTTTTTACAAAAACCGTGTGGCACTTAATGTTTTAGCAAATAGTGTAGAAAATGCCAAAGAAGTATTTAAAGCGGCAGAAGGTCATGTTTTGGTCGGTGTTCTTTCAAAAAACTACGCAACTGTAGAAGAAGCTGTGGTAGCTATGAAAGAATATGGCGCAGTAATTGAGGAAGCGGTTTCTATAGGACTTGGAGCTGGAGACAATCGGCAGGCTGCAGTAGTAGCAGAGATTGCCAGTTATTATGCTGGAAGTCACATTAACCAAGTGTTTCCATCTGTAGGTGCAACACGTGCAAACCTTAACGAAAGAACAGGGTGGATTAATAGTTTGGTATCGCCGACAGGACGTACAGGGTATGTCAATATCTCAACAGGACCAATTAGTGCTGCTCATAGTGAGCATGCAATTGTACCAATTAAAACAGCAATCGCACTTGTACGTGATATGGGGGGAGATGCTTTAAAGTACTTCCCAATGAAAGGGCTATCGTATGAAGATGAGTACCGTGCCGTTGCTAAAGCGTGTGGGGAAGAAGGATTTGCCTTAGAACCAACAGGTGGAATTAGCAAAGATAACTTTGAAGCCATCTTACGTATTTCTTTAGAAGCTAATGTACCAAAAGTTATTCCTCACGTATATTCATCTATTATCGATAAGGAGACTGGCAAAACAAACTCCGAGGATGTACGTGATTTACTTCAAATCATAAAGAAACTTGTTGATTACTATGGTTAATAAGATTGCGGCGTTTGGAGAAGTTATGATGCGTCTGCAAGTACCAGGATATGAGCTTTTGTCACAAGCTAACACATTAAACTATTCCTTTTCTGGTACGGGAGTGAATGTACTTTCAGCTTTAGCACGCTTTGGACATATCGGATATCTCGTTTCTCAAATACCAGCTAATGCTGTTGGAGACGCTGCTGTCTCGTATCTAAGAAAATTAGGGATAACCGAATCATTTGTTCAACGTAGTGGGAATTACATGGGGATGTATTTTTTGGAAAATGGATTTGGTTCACGTCCTAGTCGTGTTACTTATT is a genomic window of Gracilibacillus salinarum containing:
- a CDS encoding site-specific integrase, with the protein product MLDYLYQSVVDQRVKKNTWEKRLSALKRYLTVQQDIDFASEQKILRDVSYIRSLYDDIENKDLTRIKGKQRVEQEGLLQFIHTLPVREKAICLVNLVTASRPSEMVAMKLQDFDLEGNAVAIYIQKQKNWFEKRLNPITVKAVKDYQAAYRLKGDDYLVGRVYKNGKYESTQVSTEAYRKFLHRTIGLTAYNLRKTQVSSMHEKRADLLTITKQTGHSSTQTLAEHYLNVSDKTVDKFL
- a CDS encoding amidohydrolase/deacetylase family metallohydrolase — encoded protein: MNERYVLRNVKRVSGEMVDIVIKGGKIAEITEAGNGEGTIIECSGAYVSSGWIDLHVHAFPEFDPYGDEADEIGVKQGVTTIVDAGSCGADRFAELVESRDRSKTNLYAFLNVSKIGLERVDELSKLEWLEKDKAVQTVNKYHDVIVGLKVRMSKSVVGDNGIKPLRVAREIAKQTSLPLMVHIGSGPPNVEEVIPLLEKRDVITHYLNGKENNLFDRDGKPLQVLIDAIERGVHLDVGHGTSSYSFKVAEDAKKYNIRFDTISTDIYRGNRINGPVYSMGNVLSKFLHLGYSLENVIASVTTHAAKWLDKPELGRIKTDDLANLTIFDVKHGRVTLEDSVGYRCVADRKIEAKGVVVNGEYIEC
- a CDS encoding DgaE family pyridoxal phosphate-dependent ammonia lyase, translating into MGSTLNARYGLKRVINASGRMSILGVSAPTDTVMDAMKQGGQNYVEIADLVDKSGDYVARLLGSEAAVIVNSASSGIALSVAALVTQGNQRKSERLHQEDIAKNEIIMLKGHNVQYGAPVETMIYLGGGNLVEAGYANEGKAHHIEDAISENTAAIFYVKSHHAVQKNMISVEEAWEVAQRNGVPLIVDAAAEEDIQKYVNYSDLAIYSGSKAIEGPTSGIVGGKRKYIEWVKVQFHCIGRSMKVGKETTFGLLQALDEYGAKENNSEDQKATLDALLHLNERNGIHIKIVQDEAGRAIFRARIQIDPIEAGTTAQDVVTALREGEVAIYTRDYGVRQGYFDIDPRPLQRDDIHVIATRIQEIVGEE
- the dagF gene encoding 2-dehydro-3-deoxy-phosphogluconate aldolase, with amino-acid sequence MKNITDRFYKNRVALNVLANSVENAKEVFKAAEGHVLVGVLSKNYATVEEAVVAMKEYGAVIEEAVSIGLGAGDNRQAAVVAEIASYYAGSHINQVFPSVGATRANLNERTGWINSLVSPTGRTGYVNISTGPISAAHSEHAIVPIKTAIALVRDMGGDALKYFPMKGLSYEDEYRAVAKACGEEGFALEPTGGISKDNFEAILRISLEANVPKVIPHVYSSIIDKETGKTNSEDVRDLLQIIKKLVDYYG